The candidate division KSB1 bacterium genome contains a region encoding:
- a CDS encoding T9SS type A sorting domain-containing protein, which translates to MAAKPRNGPGGRRLRILAGTTATVVLVVAAYSSGAEVISPTLQRPFEPILLRGSSVPELLGAPVHALHAFAYDADSCRWRAIPFQIDEVRDGDYFRADDGLLDPDDELVFFSADVGAKVPDGFWVQVPPRGRRPRVEIELTDPLDPTERGWIYLFQNVPDSLTAHIPTYLDFDGRADRVLGRFYLVGFNSKGILADIHITEAGGGTDTDLVDRQKQRVKGKYRGAISYALSEENIQRMGTDYKGGPVRVLRRLRAKLVYQNILEQEITFVARFYPRCFYVGGGGNIGTEFGVYHLRQSLDLNANAIGMYLISERNDSLRIDGVADPVDKTLPTPARHWWMVTGRQGTILTLADIPRLGTQQRFYYLDAPSGTADGTEDTGDGHSYGDAGVYLYGGTITGQSSFATWTYLLPGHQTKETGETFLRWWENPLRVRYEVQWPDTIPPAPIVDLMATPEGEGAVRLEWTAPGDDGPYGQAQRYDIRFSLCPPESIGADSVALEQWFAAATPLPDSLSPLPAGQRETRLYTGLQPRVAYYFALRALDEAGTPAPVSNVASALVVPVELADFRAHVVADSVFLLWVTGSERRNLGFYVERSQDGQSWQVIGFVPGQGSSTSPRAYRFADAPPPGCTYAYRLRQEDFDGHRTLSQEVWVIVPAGKGGELVALPNPFNESTRIRLVLPGVREARVAIYDALGRRLRSDTLRDLGGGNLEFVWTGRDLRGEALPSGVYVVRVAAAGRVFFTKLLLVR; encoded by the coding sequence ATGGCGGCTAAACCGAGAAACGGCCCCGGGGGTCGCCGGCTCAGGATCCTGGCGGGAACCACAGCAACGGTGGTCCTTGTCGTGGCGGCGTACTCATCGGGGGCAGAGGTCATCTCTCCGACCCTCCAGCGCCCGTTCGAGCCGATCCTGCTCCGCGGTAGCTCGGTGCCGGAGCTTCTGGGGGCTCCTGTACACGCACTTCACGCGTTTGCGTACGATGCCGACTCGTGTCGGTGGCGCGCCATTCCTTTCCAGATCGACGAGGTTCGCGACGGCGACTATTTCCGCGCGGACGACGGCCTTCTGGATCCCGACGACGAGCTCGTGTTCTTCTCAGCTGATGTCGGCGCCAAAGTGCCGGACGGCTTCTGGGTCCAGGTCCCACCGAGGGGCCGTCGACCCCGCGTGGAGATTGAGCTGACCGACCCCCTGGACCCAACGGAACGCGGGTGGATCTATCTCTTTCAGAATGTCCCGGATTCCCTGACAGCCCATATACCCACCTATTTGGACTTCGATGGACGCGCAGACCGAGTGCTCGGCCGTTTCTACCTCGTGGGGTTTAACAGCAAGGGCATCCTCGCGGATATCCACATCACCGAAGCAGGGGGAGGCACCGACACGGATCTGGTGGACCGGCAGAAGCAGCGGGTCAAGGGGAAGTACCGGGGCGCCATAAGCTACGCCCTGAGCGAGGAGAACATCCAGCGGATGGGGACCGACTACAAGGGGGGACCGGTGCGCGTGTTGCGGAGGCTCCGCGCCAAGCTGGTCTACCAGAACATCCTCGAGCAGGAGATCACCTTTGTGGCCCGTTTCTACCCGCGATGTTTCTACGTCGGCGGCGGAGGCAATATCGGAACCGAGTTTGGCGTCTACCACCTCCGGCAGTCCTTGGACCTCAATGCGAACGCCATTGGCATGTACCTGATCAGCGAGCGAAATGACTCCCTGAGGATCGACGGCGTCGCCGATCCCGTGGACAAGACTCTGCCCACGCCAGCTCGCCATTGGTGGATGGTTACCGGCAGGCAGGGCACGATCCTGACGCTTGCCGACATTCCCAGGCTTGGAACCCAGCAGCGATTCTACTATCTGGACGCGCCATCGGGCACGGCCGACGGCACGGAGGACACCGGCGACGGGCATTCGTACGGGGACGCCGGCGTATACCTGTACGGTGGCACCATAACCGGCCAGTCGTCCTTCGCCACCTGGACCTATCTGCTGCCCGGCCATCAGACGAAGGAGACCGGGGAGACCTTCCTGCGCTGGTGGGAAAACCCCCTCCGGGTGCGTTACGAGGTTCAGTGGCCGGATACGATCCCCCCTGCGCCCATCGTGGATCTTATGGCCACTCCCGAAGGCGAGGGTGCGGTCCGCCTCGAGTGGACTGCTCCGGGAGACGACGGCCCCTATGGCCAGGCGCAACGCTACGACATCCGTTTCAGCCTCTGCCCTCCGGAATCGATCGGGGCGGATTCCGTGGCCCTGGAACAGTGGTTCGCCGCAGCTACTCCCCTTCCAGATAGCCTTTCTCCGCTTCCCGCTGGCCAACGGGAAACGCGCCTCTACACCGGGCTGCAACCTCGAGTGGCGTACTACTTCGCCCTGCGCGCCCTGGACGAGGCAGGAACACCCGCACCCGTTTCTAACGTCGCGTCGGCACTCGTCGTGCCGGTGGAGCTGGCGGACTTCCGGGCGCACGTGGTGGCCGACTCGGTCTTTCTCCTCTGGGTCACGGGGTCCGAACGAAGGAACCTCGGCTTCTACGTGGAACGGTCCCAGGATGGCCAAAGCTGGCAGGTCATCGGGTTTGTTCCGGGTCAGGGGAGCTCTACCTCTCCTCGCGCTTATCGATTCGCGGATGCTCCGCCACCGGGTTGCACCTACGCCTATAGATTGCGCCAGGAGGATTTCGACGGCCATCGAACCCTCTCGCAAGAAGTGTGGGTGATCGTCCCGGCGGGCAAGGGGGGAGAGTTGGTTGCCTTGCCCAATCCCTTCAATGAGAGCACACGGATCCGACTCGTCTTGCCCGGGGTTCGAGAGGCGCGTGTCGCGATTTACGACGCCCTCGGTCGCAGATTGAGAAGCGACACCCTCCGCGACCTGGGAGGCGGAAACCTCGAGTTTGTCTGGACGGGCCGAGACCTGCGAGGGGAGGCTCTGCCCTCTGGGGTCTACGTGGTCCGCGTCGCTGCGGCGGGAAGGGTTTTCTTCACCAAATTGCTCTTGGTCCGATGA
- a CDS encoding TonB family protein, producing the protein MSVEDRKAQAKWSGNVVDEYPSAELMRAFRRRPFEGFDRRFLSILLVSFVVHFSLGLYFALNPPSHEFSQEEIERIQKRYVRLVLDRELPKVQKRAGAGPGVAAPPETAQPRRGAEEGGGEGAREGRGRLGPATAEARAEARSRAAAARQEGRAQIVRQASGAGVLALLTSGGGSGSGEGVQDVLGEVGSLGSDLDSKLSGVGGLRTTGAPGQGSGSGGAGSGSGGGHGIRGGRASAVASIDDLVSGLSAAEAASLTRSGDLIVSSASPVTEGKGGAGSRDPDAVSAVVSSHNAAIQYCYQRALRRNPDLKGKVVVRFTITPEGTVKNVEVVSSTLNDPDVIDCILSRIRRWDDFGAIDPSLGDATFRQVYAFGY; encoded by the coding sequence ATGAGCGTCGAGGATCGAAAAGCTCAGGCCAAGTGGAGCGGGAACGTCGTCGACGAGTACCCCTCGGCTGAACTGATGCGGGCGTTTCGCCGACGGCCGTTCGAAGGATTCGATCGCCGCTTCCTGAGCATCCTGCTCGTCTCCTTCGTGGTCCACTTCTCCCTGGGACTCTATTTTGCGCTCAATCCTCCCTCCCATGAGTTCAGCCAGGAGGAGATTGAGAGGATTCAGAAGCGCTACGTGCGCCTGGTCCTGGACCGCGAGCTCCCCAAGGTTCAAAAGCGAGCCGGAGCAGGCCCTGGCGTTGCGGCCCCTCCGGAAACTGCCCAACCAAGGCGAGGCGCCGAGGAAGGGGGCGGCGAGGGGGCCCGGGAAGGGCGGGGTCGCTTAGGCCCTGCCACTGCCGAGGCGCGGGCTGAGGCGCGCAGCCGAGCAGCGGCCGCCCGCCAGGAGGGTAGAGCCCAAATCGTCCGCCAAGCCTCCGGCGCCGGCGTATTGGCCCTTCTCACCTCGGGCGGGGGATCCGGCAGCGGGGAAGGCGTCCAGGACGTCCTCGGTGAGGTGGGCTCCCTCGGCTCCGATCTGGATTCGAAGCTCTCCGGTGTCGGCGGATTGAGAACCACCGGCGCGCCCGGACAGGGATCGGGCAGCGGCGGCGCCGGATCGGGTTCCGGCGGAGGACACGGCATTCGCGGCGGTCGCGCCAGCGCCGTAGCCAGCATCGATGATCTCGTCAGCGGGCTCAGCGCTGCAGAAGCCGCTTCCCTCACGCGCAGCGGCGATCTCATTGTCTCGTCTGCCTCCCCGGTCACCGAAGGCAAGGGTGGGGCCGGAAGCCGCGACCCCGATGCGGTCTCCGCCGTAGTCAGCTCCCACAACGCAGCCATTCAGTACTGCTATCAGCGGGCGCTGCGCCGGAATCCGGATCTGAAGGGCAAGGTGGTCGTGCGTTTCACCATCACTCCCGAGGGGACCGTAAAGAACGTCGAGGTTGTCTCCTCCACCCTGAACGATCCCGACGTGATCGACTGCATCCTCAGTCGGATCCGGCGCTGGGACGATTTCGGCGCCATCGATCCCTCTCTTGGCGACGCCACCTTTCGGCAGGTCTACGCCTTCGGATATTGA
- a CDS encoding biopolymer transporter ExbD, with product MSVRRSWLGFPASKAWRHGSPPGKVTLNLTSMMDMFTILLVFLLRAYSLEGQLVQPSDYLTLPKSTADQPPELALELVVSKEWVMLNHKPVARVADIQKQEGLIIPELLAELDVHAREAKKMESLYGTPFTGKITIQGDRDLPYQTLVKVMATCGRAEFGNMRLVVYQREG from the coding sequence ATGAGCGTCCGACGTAGCTGGTTAGGATTTCCGGCCTCCAAGGCCTGGCGACACGGCTCGCCGCCGGGCAAGGTCACGTTAAACCTGACGTCCATGATGGACATGTTCACCATCCTGCTGGTCTTCCTGCTGCGGGCCTATTCCCTCGAAGGGCAGCTGGTCCAGCCGTCCGATTACCTCACGCTCCCCAAGTCCACGGCCGACCAGCCTCCCGAGCTCGCCCTCGAGTTGGTCGTCTCCAAGGAATGGGTGATGTTGAACCACAAGCCCGTTGCCCGCGTAGCGGACATCCAGAAGCAGGAAGGATTGATTATCCCCGAACTTCTGGCCGAACTGGACGTGCACGCCCGTGAGGCCAAGAAGATGGAGTCCCTTTACGGCACACCCTTCACCGGCAAAATCACCATTCAGGGGGATCGTGACCTCCCCTACCAGACCCTGGTGAAGGTGATGGCAACGTGCGGTCGGGCTGAATTCGGAAACATGCGCCTGGTGGTCTACCAGCGCGAAGGCTAA
- a CDS encoding biopolymer transporter ExbD, with translation MAFRPSLRSSHDGSSPEMNMFPMMNLMVVLIPLLLSTAQIVKLSMIELNLPPAVGAGGTGSGAPLETEKKLDLAVTITDQGFFISSSAAVLGNAAGEGPSIPKRDGEYDFAKLSETLYEIKQRVEGRFKDDNRVIILAEPQIRYQTVISTMDAARLIERDGKKILLFPEVAVGAGVL, from the coding sequence ATGGCCTTCCGTCCGTCCTTGCGCAGCAGCCATGACGGGTCGTCGCCCGAGATGAACATGTTCCCCATGATGAACCTGATGGTGGTTCTGATCCCCCTGCTTCTGTCAACGGCGCAGATTGTAAAGCTCAGCATGATCGAGTTGAATCTGCCGCCCGCAGTGGGGGCCGGGGGAACGGGATCGGGTGCGCCCCTGGAGACGGAGAAGAAGCTGGATCTTGCCGTCACGATCACGGACCAGGGCTTCTTCATCTCCAGCTCTGCTGCGGTACTCGGCAATGCCGCGGGCGAAGGGCCCTCCATCCCCAAGCGCGACGGCGAATACGATTTCGCTAAGCTGTCGGAGACGCTTTACGAGATCAAACAGCGGGTGGAAGGCCGGTTCAAGGACGACAATCGGGTCATCATCCTGGCCGAGCCGCAGATACGGTACCAGACGGTGATCAGCACCATGGACGCCGCGCGCCTCATCGAGCGAGATGGCAAGAAAATCCTCCTGTTCCCCGAGGTGGCGGTAGGGGCCGGCGTCCTCTAA
- a CDS encoding MotA/TolQ/ExbB proton channel family protein codes for MSEILRNFSPDTAGWLFMWILLVTAMFMVAIAVERVLFIRKRGSLDAGRFAAEIRNLVSRGEYDRALKLCEASQDKPLAHVLGAGLRKILQSKANDPRSIQNAVDEGALEVIPKLHERTGYLATIANVATLIGLMGTIYGLIIAFRSISAPGIDATEKARLLAAGISTAMNTTLLGLLIAVPAVLVYTYVTNRTTKMIDEIDEHTVKFINLIAERQ; via the coding sequence ATGTCCGAAATCCTGCGCAATTTCAGCCCGGACACCGCGGGGTGGCTCTTCATGTGGATCCTGTTGGTCACGGCCATGTTCATGGTGGCCATCGCCGTGGAGCGTGTTCTGTTCATTCGCAAACGGGGCAGCCTGGACGCCGGTCGTTTCGCCGCGGAGATCCGAAATCTGGTGAGCCGGGGCGAGTACGACCGGGCCCTCAAGCTCTGTGAGGCGTCACAGGATAAGCCTCTGGCCCATGTGCTGGGTGCCGGCCTGCGCAAGATCCTCCAGAGCAAGGCGAATGACCCCAGGAGCATCCAGAATGCCGTGGACGAGGGGGCCTTGGAGGTCATTCCCAAGCTCCACGAGCGCACCGGCTACCTGGCCACCATCGCCAATGTCGCTACCCTGATCGGACTGATGGGCACCATCTATGGCCTGATCATCGCCTTCCGAAGCATCTCCGCTCCGGGGATCGACGCCACGGAGAAGGCCCGGCTTCTGGCGGCCGGAATCTCCACGGCCATGAACACCACGCTCCTGGGCCTCCTGATCGCGGTACCGGCCGTGCTCGTGTACACGTACGTCACCAACCGCACCACAAAGATGATCGACGAGATTGACGAGCACACGGTGAAGTTCATTAACCTGATTGCGGAGAGGCAGTAG
- a CDS encoding tetratricopeptide repeat protein: MQRARNKLRLLFALLVWIPLAASPQSQDRGGDVPVALSASDSLRSFSPEELLRYREFYRREIQRLQDEIRQLRDQGIRNGEDFLSRHPESKVVDKVLFRLAEFYYYKAQEDFQRRMEEYERLVALHDSGKVAELPPEPRKDYRRVLELYRTLVEQFPQSKYVDDALYNTGFLMEEEGRQSEALSIYQKLIDQFPQSPYVPEALMRIAEYYFNPPVNQIEKAIEIYQRLLAFHETPRYDEALYRLGWCYFRLGDYPRAIAYFTLLADDINLAKRHDRANKISNPALQEEGIEYIGISFLDFGGPVSAANFLREIGDRDYGFTILKKIGDVYFDEKEEYANAIEAYRVLLSLYPHHPQAPEIQNRIVLAHRKLQDEELASQERLRLFEQYALDGAWWQKNQGNPEALRTAERLARNALADNLQFLLSRASETGHTDVYREYVRQAGIFLKHFPSDTLAAQVHWNLALILDTKLGERQEAFRQYIALSNTYLGSPYQKMAAENAVAVAQEIVKSESDSTGRSGPTLSPPEQRLVEAYDNFIRLFPDEEKTGLMLASAGALFYNHRQFDQALRYFKTLVLRFPNSEHLEKARLAILESYFGKKDYRSTELAAKKILSDTRDEELRGKARRRLAEAIFLTADSLARQGSHSAAGQEFARVVAEVPEIEFADLALFKAATEFDLARDYAAAVPLYEKLVDSYRGSRYLLDAMNNLALDYGELQRFTEAASTYEKLADLHPDSSRAQDALYNASAFYVRAEDWRSAVRVNRRFVDRFPRAREADDLFFDIASYYLKLGELASANQIYAEYAQRFPNSPRVVESYFRRGEYYRQQGDLVQARLEYEKAVDQATRLRASGLDGNDYYHAEALFALAELKYDEYARIAFRLPEEELRQSKKRKADLLKELVGMYTRVAQLGTPRLYPSTFRIAQAYEDFADTWAGQEVAEADPTRRAVKLKAIDEEAAQLYERAASAYLEAVSVLERVAAEYAATHGDSSGGRGSRVTPPDTTLQAAQRWIQLAKLKATHVVYKIAEVSFEAARRLLSAPVPPDLGPLAELEYWNQLYSKAVAPIVERTLTHHRRNLALAQQFGTQTEWVERSRRRLAEIALLIPIGYRNLADSAVARYCRTVGTYAELLGRADSADHVEEAAYEMAGQVGHLLDYTKAFARTAVERANVALAMLDTLDTTATLAGGYADEFHQAWARFGLKCDSLARVAQRWKEQALILQKRTNSYLWEDASLTFEDAQFSLEDASVLTLEAAFRIAESRHLRSPWASSIILTLLLKDAARYAPMLGLSLVNEAASADSSWEVSLTDSLTGELAFASGTLEAVDSLQVGHRTLPLLAACLSAVPGPRNDSLPRAQWRITGSLHIPGLPAQGQVRIFCGSTYDLFVNGQYLAHVQGNGPTAGSWHVHKLTEFLSQGENRLEIRLPAGTDSLSSPFGVLAEFSYVADWDNQKHRLGLAEEDPVLAGQLYFRKNLIPDYLLSGGKTHGERLAGGRLDANPDVTDGGEGPQPDKQARETRPATGRGKGNGSWDDIH; encoded by the coding sequence ATGCAACGCGCACGCAATAAACTACGGCTCCTCTTCGCACTGCTGGTGTGGATTCCCCTGGCAGCATCCCCGCAGTCGCAGGATCGCGGCGGGGATGTTCCAGTGGCCCTTTCCGCCAGCGACTCCTTGCGCAGCTTCTCGCCAGAGGAGCTCCTTCGCTACCGCGAGTTCTACCGGCGCGAGATCCAGCGACTCCAGGATGAAATCCGGCAGTTACGGGACCAAGGCATTCGCAACGGTGAGGACTTCCTGAGCCGTCATCCGGAGAGCAAGGTGGTCGACAAGGTGCTCTTCCGGTTGGCCGAGTTCTACTACTACAAGGCCCAGGAGGACTTCCAGCGGCGAATGGAAGAGTACGAGCGGCTGGTGGCCCTCCACGACAGCGGCAAGGTAGCCGAGCTGCCGCCGGAGCCCCGGAAGGATTACCGGCGCGTCCTGGAGCTCTACCGCACCCTGGTCGAACAATTTCCGCAGAGCAAGTACGTGGACGACGCCCTCTACAACACCGGCTTCTTGATGGAAGAAGAGGGCCGCCAGTCCGAGGCCCTGAGCATTTACCAGAAACTCATCGATCAATTCCCTCAGTCCCCTTACGTGCCCGAAGCTCTCATGCGGATAGCCGAATACTATTTCAACCCGCCGGTGAACCAGATCGAGAAGGCCATCGAGATCTACCAGCGGCTCCTGGCTTTTCACGAGACGCCGCGTTATGACGAAGCCCTATACCGCCTCGGGTGGTGTTATTTCCGGCTGGGCGACTATCCCCGAGCCATCGCGTACTTCACGCTTCTAGCCGACGACATCAACCTGGCCAAGCGCCACGACCGCGCCAACAAGATCAGTAACCCGGCGCTCCAGGAGGAAGGCATCGAGTACATCGGGATCAGCTTCCTCGACTTCGGCGGCCCCGTCTCCGCTGCCAACTTCCTCCGCGAGATCGGCGACCGCGACTACGGCTTCACCATTCTGAAGAAGATCGGCGACGTGTACTTCGACGAGAAGGAGGAGTACGCCAACGCCATCGAGGCTTACCGGGTGCTCCTCTCCCTCTACCCACACCACCCCCAGGCGCCCGAGATCCAGAATCGCATCGTGCTGGCCCACCGAAAACTGCAAGACGAGGAGCTTGCCTCGCAGGAAAGACTGCGGCTCTTCGAGCAATACGCTCTCGACGGCGCCTGGTGGCAGAAAAATCAGGGCAACCCGGAGGCCCTCCGCACAGCCGAGCGCTTAGCCCGCAACGCCCTTGCCGATAACCTGCAGTTTCTGCTTAGCAGGGCTTCCGAGACCGGGCATACCGACGTCTACCGGGAGTACGTGCGTCAGGCAGGCATCTTCCTGAAGCACTTCCCCAGCGACACGCTGGCGGCTCAAGTGCACTGGAATTTGGCCCTCATTCTCGACACGAAGCTGGGAGAGCGCCAAGAGGCTTTCCGACAGTACATTGCTCTCAGTAACACCTATCTTGGCTCACCCTACCAGAAGATGGCCGCTGAAAATGCCGTCGCCGTCGCACAAGAGATCGTGAAAAGCGAGAGCGATTCCACTGGGCGCAGCGGGCCGACCCTTTCGCCTCCCGAACAGCGTCTGGTGGAAGCCTACGACAACTTTATCCGACTTTTCCCGGACGAAGAGAAGACCGGCCTGATGCTGGCCAGCGCGGGGGCCCTGTTCTACAACCACCGCCAGTTTGACCAGGCTCTGCGCTACTTCAAGACGCTTGTACTGCGCTTCCCCAACAGCGAGCACCTGGAAAAGGCCCGTCTGGCTATTCTGGAAAGCTATTTTGGGAAGAAGGATTACCGCAGCACCGAGCTTGCGGCAAAAAAGATCCTGAGCGATACCCGGGACGAGGAGCTGCGCGGCAAAGCTCGCCGACGGCTGGCCGAAGCGATCTTCCTCACAGCCGATTCGCTGGCTCGCCAGGGATCCCACAGCGCGGCGGGGCAGGAATTCGCACGGGTGGTGGCCGAAGTGCCGGAGATCGAATTTGCCGACCTGGCCCTCTTCAAGGCCGCAACCGAGTTCGATCTGGCCCGCGACTACGCAGCCGCGGTCCCACTCTACGAGAAGCTCGTGGACAGCTACCGAGGTTCACGGTACCTGCTGGACGCCATGAACAATCTCGCCCTGGATTACGGCGAGCTCCAGCGCTTCACGGAGGCGGCCTCGACGTATGAAAAACTCGCCGACTTGCACCCAGACAGCAGCCGAGCGCAAGACGCCCTGTACAATGCCAGCGCCTTCTACGTCCGGGCCGAGGACTGGAGGAGTGCCGTTCGCGTCAACCGGCGCTTTGTAGATCGCTTCCCCCGAGCACGCGAGGCCGATGACCTCTTCTTCGACATCGCCTCCTACTACTTGAAACTGGGCGAGCTCGCCAGCGCTAACCAAATCTATGCCGAATACGCTCAGCGCTTTCCGAACTCGCCGCGGGTGGTGGAGAGCTACTTCCGCCGGGGCGAGTACTACCGCCAGCAGGGTGATCTCGTCCAGGCCCGGCTTGAGTACGAGAAGGCGGTCGATCAGGCAACTCGGCTACGGGCCAGCGGGCTAGACGGGAACGATTATTACCATGCCGAAGCCCTCTTCGCCCTGGCCGAGCTCAAGTATGACGAGTACGCACGCATCGCGTTCCGATTGCCTGAGGAGGAACTCCGGCAGAGCAAGAAGCGCAAAGCAGACCTTCTGAAAGAGCTGGTGGGGATGTACACCCGTGTCGCTCAGCTCGGCACGCCTCGCCTGTATCCGTCCACGTTCCGCATAGCCCAGGCGTACGAAGACTTCGCCGACACCTGGGCCGGGCAGGAGGTGGCCGAGGCGGATCCGACACGACGGGCAGTCAAACTCAAGGCCATCGATGAGGAAGCCGCTCAGCTTTACGAAAGAGCCGCCTCCGCTTACCTGGAAGCCGTCTCGGTTCTGGAAAGGGTCGCGGCCGAGTACGCTGCCACGCACGGAGATAGCTCCGGTGGGCGCGGCAGTCGGGTCACTCCCCCCGACACAACGCTCCAGGCGGCCCAGCGCTGGATCCAGCTTGCCAAGCTCAAGGCGACCCATGTGGTCTACAAGATCGCCGAGGTGAGCTTCGAGGCGGCACGCCGGCTCCTGTCCGCACCCGTGCCACCCGACCTGGGGCCACTGGCAGAGCTGGAGTACTGGAATCAGCTCTACAGCAAAGCCGTCGCCCCGATCGTCGAGCGCACGCTAACCCACCACCGGCGGAATCTTGCGCTCGCCCAGCAATTCGGCACACAGACCGAGTGGGTGGAGCGTTCGCGCCGGCGCCTTGCCGAAATCGCCCTGCTCATCCCAATCGGTTACCGGAATCTCGCCGACTCGGCGGTGGCCCGCTACTGCCGTACCGTGGGAACCTACGCGGAGCTGCTCGGAAGGGCCGACTCTGCCGACCACGTGGAGGAAGCGGCCTACGAAATGGCCGGCCAGGTCGGTCACCTCTTGGACTATACGAAGGCCTTCGCCCGTACGGCGGTGGAGCGGGCGAACGTGGCGCTGGCCATGCTGGACACCCTCGATACCACGGCTACCCTGGCGGGCGGGTACGCGGACGAGTTTCATCAGGCCTGGGCACGCTTCGGGCTCAAATGCGACTCTTTGGCGCGGGTCGCCCAGAGGTGGAAGGAACAAGCCCTGATTCTTCAGAAGCGAACGAACAGCTACCTCTGGGAGGACGCCTCCCTGACGTTCGAGGACGCCCAGTTCTCCTTGGAGGACGCCAGCGTGCTCACCCTCGAAGCTGCTTTTCGGATCGCGGAGAGCCGCCATCTGCGCTCACCCTGGGCCAGCTCCATCATCCTGACGCTGCTACTGAAAGACGCCGCCAGGTACGCGCCGATGCTTGGGCTGTCTCTGGTGAACGAGGCCGCTTCGGCCGACTCGTCCTGGGAAGTATCGCTCACCGACTCCCTCACGGGCGAGCTGGCCTTCGCCTCTGGAACGCTGGAAGCGGTGGACAGCCTGCAGGTGGGCCATCGTACGCTGCCCTTGCTTGCGGCGTGTTTGAGCGCCGTGCCCGGTCCGCGCAACGACTCCCTGCCCAGGGCCCAGTGGCGCATCACAGGGAGCCTGCACATCCCAGGCCTGCCTGCGCAGGGGCAAGTCCGGATCTTCTGCGGCTCCACCTATGATCTCTTCGTGAACGGGCAGTACCTTGCCCACGTGCAGGGAAACGGGCCGACCGCTGGCTCGTGGCATGTCCATAAGCTCACCGAGTTCCTCTCCCAGGGTGAAAACCGGCTTGAAATCAGGTTGCCGGCCGGGACGGACTCCCTCTCTTCACCCTTCGGGGTGTTGGCAGAATTCTCTTACGTCGCCGATTGGGACAACCAGAAACATCGGCTGGGACTAGCCGAGGAAGATCCCGTTCTGGCAGGCCAGCTCTACTTCCGGAAGAACCTAATTCCGGACTATCTCCTTTCAGGAGGGAAGACCCATGGCGAAAGGCTGGCAGGCGGTAGGCTGGATGCTAATCCTGACGTCACTGATGGCGGGGAAGGGCCTCAGCCAGACAAACAAGCCCGCGAAACCCGTCCGGCCACCGGCCGCGGTAAAGGAAATGGATCTTGGGACGATATACATTGA